The proteins below are encoded in one region of Hordeum vulgare subsp. vulgare chromosome 3H, MorexV3_pseudomolecules_assembly, whole genome shotgun sequence:
- the LOC123440279 gene encoding uncharacterized protein LOC123440279, with the protein MEGGFITSELRGVLAKVAVFLLVQGLVYLILSNSSDVFSKDKKLGSLSFRSMRSMSVRRVLAPFSDVPVGTDEPSSPSLLSSWHSRAPLC; encoded by the coding sequence ATGGAGGGCGGCTTCATCACGTCGGAGCTCCGCGGCGTGCTGGCCAAGGTGGCCGTGTTCCTGCTCGTGCAGGGCCTGGTGTACCTGATCCTCAGCAACTCGTCAGACGTGTTCTCCAAAGATAAGAAGCTCGGATCACTGAGCTTCCGGTCGATGCGGTCCATGAGCGTGAGGCGCGTGCTGGCGCCGTTCTCCGACGTCCCCGTCGGCACCGACGAGCCCTCCTCGCCTTCGCTGCTGTCTTCGTGGCACTCGCGCGCGCCGCTCTGCTAA
- the LOC123444460 gene encoding heat shock 70 kDa protein, mitochondrial-like, with the protein MRRSAMALRSTADRCFGHHSPLTNVIQSTFNANISSRWGSLARAFSAKPLGNEVIGIDLGTTNSCVSVMEGKNAKVIENSEGTRTTPSVVAFSQKGERLVGTPAKRQAITNPQNTFFGTKRMIGRRFDDPQTQKEMKMVPYKIVKAPNGDAWVETTDGKQYSPSQIGAFVLTKMKETAESYLGKTISKAVITVPAYFNDAQRQATKDAGRIAGLDVQRIINEPTAAALSYGTNNKEGLIAVFDLGGGTFDVSILEISNGVFEVKATNGDTFLGGEDFDNTLLEYLVSEYKRSDNIDLSKDRLALQRLREAAEKAKIELSSTAQTEINLPFITADAAGAKHLNITLTRSKFESLVSGLIARTRDPCKNCLKDAGITTKEVDEVLLVGGMTRVPKVQEVVSEIFGKAPSKGVNPDEAVAMGAALQGGILRGDVKELLLLDVTPLSLGIETLGGIFTRLITRNTTIPTKKSQVFSTAADNQTQVGIRVLQGEREMATDNKLLGEFDLVGIPPAPRGLPQIEVTFDIDANGIVTVSAKDKATAKEQQITIRSSGGLSESEIEKMVHEAELHSQKDQERKALIDIRNTADTTIYSIEKSLGEYRDKIPAEVATEIETAVADLRAEMASDDIEKIKSKMEAANKAVSKIGQHMSGGGAAGGGAAGGSQEGGSQEGGSQGGGDQAPEAEYEEVKK; encoded by the exons ATGCGGCGATCGGCGATGGCGCTCCGCTCCACGGCGGACCGGTGCTTCGGTCACCACTCACCG TTGACGAATGTTATTCAATCAACTTTCAATGCAAACATTAGTTCAAGATGGGGAAGTCTTGCAAGAGCTTTCAG TGCAAAACCACTTGGAAATGAGGTTATTGGGATTGATTTGGGAACAACGAATTCATGTGTTTCTGTTATGGAGGGAAAG AATGCAAAAGTGATAGAGAATTCAGAAGGCACTAGGACGACACCATCAGTTGTTGCCTTCAGTCAGAAGGGAGAGCGGCTTGTTGGAACTCCAGCTAAACGTCAAGCAATTACCAATCCACAGAACACCTTCTTTGGTACAAAGCGTATGATAGGGCGGCGCTTTGATGACCCACAGACGCAGAAAGAGATGAAAATGGTACCATATAAAATTGTCAAGGCTCCAAATGGTGATGCTTGGGTTGAAACAACAGATGGCAAGCAGTACTCACCGAGTCAGATTGGTGCATTTGTATTAACCAAGATGAAGGAGACTGCTGAATCTTACCTTGGTAAGACTATTTCGAAGGCTGTGATCACAGTTCCAGCATACTTCAATGATGCCCAGCGGCAGGCAACCAAGGACGCTGGTCGAATTGCTGGACTTGATGTCCAAAGGATTATCAATGAACCTACTGCTGCTGCTCTGTCTTATGGAACAAACAACAAGGAGGGTTTGATAGCTGTATTTGACCTTGGAGGTGGTACTTttgatgtctccatccttgagATCTCCAATGGAGTTTTTGAG GTGAAAGCAACAAATGGTGATACTTTTCTGGGTGGAGAAGACTTTGATAATACTCTATTGGAGTACCTAGTCAGTGAATACAAAAGATCTGATAATATTGATCTGTCCAAAGACAGACTAGCTCTGCAAAGGTTGCGTGAAGCAGCTGAGAAGGCAAAAATTGAACTCTCATCAACTGCACAGACTGAGATTAACCTTCCTTTTATCACGGCTGATGCTGCTGGAGCAAAAcatttgaatataacattgacaagATCAAAGTTTGAAAGTTTGGTGAGTGGTCTCATTGCAAGGACTAGAGACCCATGCAAGAATTGTTTGAAGGATGCTGGCATAACCACAAAGGAAGTTGATGAGGTTCTTCTtgttggtggcatgacaagggttCCCAAAGTGCAGGAAGTGGTTTCAGAAATCTTCGGCAAGGCCCCTAGCAAAGGAGTCAACCCAGATGAAGCTGTTGCCATGGGTGCTGCTCTTCAGGGTGGCATTCTCCGTGGAGATGTCAAGGAGCTTCTTCTCCTTGACGTAACCCCTCTTTCACTTGGTATTGAGACTCTTGGTGGTATCTTTACCAGACTGATAACCAGGAACACTACCATCCCCACAAAGAAAAGCCAG GTGTTCTCAACTGCTGCTGACAACCAGACGCAAGTGGGTATCCGTGTCCTGCAAGGTGAGCGTGAGATGGCGACAGACAACAAACTTCTTGGCGAGTTTGATCTTGTCGGCATCCCACCAGCGCCAAGAGGACTGCCACAGATTGAGGTCACATTTGATATCGATGCCAATGGAATCGTGACGGTCTCTGCAAAGGACAAGGCCACCGCAAAGGAGCAGCAGATCACCATCCGATCATCCGGTGGGCTTTCTGAGTCTGAGATCGAGAAGATGGTGCACGAGGCTGAGTTGCACTCGCAGAAGGACCAGGAGCGCAAGGCCCTCATTGACATCAGAAACACCGCAGACACCACCATTTACAGCATCGAGAAGAGCCTGGGAGAGTACAGGGACAAGATCCCTGCGGAGGTTGCCACCGAGATCGAGACGGCGGTTGCTGATCTCCGTGCGGAGATGGCCTCTGACGACATCGAGAAGATAAAGAGCAAGATGGAAGCGGCCAACAAGGCGGTCTCAAAGATCGGGCAACACATGTCTGGTGGTGGTGCTGCCGGAGGCGGCGCGGCTGGTGGTTCCCAGGAAGGAGGTTCGCAGGAAGGAGGGTCGCAGGGTGGAGGTGACCAGGCCCCAGAGGCCGAGTATGAGGAGGTGAAGAAGTGA
- the LOC123444461 gene encoding probable protein ABIL5 produces MDAGSAGEAGRQEGTPTGPAAPFGRSSSSSSGLGAKGGATPQSFDGALRELKDLQAQLHQAADCCEKAFLATEKKQLILDSTKSYICDAVVAVIDHLGTVSSKLEHQLEDKTEITQTEQKISFLKQRLLTCEQYAISLQLLAVRADTGACQYHRRYLSQSTERNNQENVAKSRGDPEPFKLNSTVAQGATRTMKPYEVESSIGREHAVAGADVGNPASITRSFSFRAEDVHVAAGGHHKKKKKGSHGSNIMSFLKRSKRHA; encoded by the exons ATGGACGCGGGGAGCGCCGGCGAGGCGGGGCGGCAGGAGGGGACGCCGACGGGGCCCGCGGCGCCGTTCGGcaggtcgtcgtcgtcttcgtcgggtCTCGGCGCGAAGGGCGGCGCAACACCGCAGAGCTTCGACGGCGCGCTCAGA GAGCTCAAGGATCTGCAGGCGCAGCTGCACCAGGCAGCGGACTGCTGCGAGAAGGCGTTCCTCGCCACCGAGAAGAAGCAGCT AATCCTGGACAGTACAAAGAGCTACATCTGCGACGCGGTTGTAGCGGTGATTGATCATCTGGGGACCGTTTCATCCAAGCTTGAGCACCAGTTGGAAGACAAGACTGAGATCACGCAAACAGAGCAGAAGATCAGCTTCCTCAAGCAG AGGCTCTTGACATGCGAACAGTATGCAATTTCTCTCCAACTATTGGCCGTTCGTGCAGACACTGGCGCCTGTCAATATCATCGCCGTTACCTTTCGCAAT CTACTGAAAGAAACAACCAGGAAAATGTTGCCAAGTCAAG AGGTGACCCGGAACCTTTCAAACTCAATAGCACAGTGGCGCAGGGAGCTACTCGCACTATGAAGCCATATGAAGTTGAATCAAGCATCG GGAGGGAGCATGCCGTGGCGGGTGCAGACGTTGGCAACCCAGCATCCATAACGAGGTCATTTTCCTTTAGAGCAGAG gatgTTCACGTTGCTGCAGGGGGGCAtcacaagaagaaaaagaaaggcaGCCATGGCAGCAACATCATGTCATTTCTCAAGAGAAGCAAACGACATGCATAA